The genomic segment GACGCTTTGTCAGCAAAGAGACCAGCCCCTGACAGCTCTCTGGATCACCCATCGCCTTGAGGAACTGGACAAGGCCGATGGCGCTGCGCGGATGAAGGACGGTCGGATCGAACCATGGCAGGACGGCCGAGCTCTGAGGAAACGCTTGCAGGCCGCGAGGTCCGGCAGGTAAGGTCTCAAAGTTTCAATCCTCGGTAGCTCAGCGGTAGAGCGGTCGACTGTTAATCGATTGGTCGCAGGTTCGAATCCCGCCCGGGGAGCTTCAAAGCCACAGCCTGAGCTGTGGCTTTTTTATTGACAATCAGAGAAATTTGTGAATACGGATGTCCAGAAGCGGAAGACTTCCTGAACAGGACGGAGACTCCCGCAAAGGCTGATTTCTCTGAATCGACTGCGCGCCAGTGGGTTACGGAGATTCTGAGAAGACGTCACCTTCCGCTCAAAATCTGCAGAGAGAAGAAAAGCTTGAGAGAATCCGTTCAACGATGAATCGTTAGCTCTCGCTCTCCGTTCTTCCAGTCATCCCGCTTTCCCATCGATGAAGCCCTGCATCCTGCTAATCGAAGACGACCGGGACATGCGTGACCTGGTGAGCGGTCACCTCGAGCACAGCGGCTTTGACGTTCAACGCGCCGATGATGGAATCAAAGGCCAGGCTCTGGCGTTGCAATACACACCGGATCTAATCCTTCTTGATCTGATGCTGCCCAAGGTTGACGGTCTCACCCTTTGTCAGCGACTGCGTCGGGATGAGCGAACAGCCAGCATTCCGATCCTGATGCTGACCGCCCTGGGCGGAACAAAGGACAAGGTGAGCGGCTTCAACTCCGGTGCGGATGATTACCTCACCAAGCCCTTTGATCTCGAAGAACTTCAGGCTCGGGTGAAGGCTCTGCTGCGTCGCAGCGATCGCGCCCCGGTTGGATCCAGCAACCACCACGAAATCCTGAGCTACGGACCACTCACCCTTGTCCCCGAACGCTTCGAAGCCATCTGGTTCGACAGTCCCGTTCGTCTGACCCACCTCGAATTCGAACTTCTGCACTGCCTTCTGCAGCGACATGGCCAGACCGTGGCCCCGTCACTGATTCTCAAGGAAGTCTGGGGGTATGAACCCGATGACGACATCGAAACCATCAGGGTTCACGTCCGTCATCTGCGCACCAAGCTCGAGCCAGATCCACGCAAGCCGCGTTTCATTAAAACGGTCTATGGAGCCGGCTACTGCCTGGAACTTCCAACCGGCGGGCAGCTCGAAGGCCTTCAGGACGCCGTGGCCATGGCCCGCGAGGAACGCAATCTTCAGCAGGGCGATCGGGCCAGCGCCTGACGCTCAGAATCCGGTCAACGCGAGCTGAGATCCAGCAGCGTCACTTCCCAGGCCAGACGTGGCTGAACAAACGACAGCAGATGGCGTCTGAGTTTTTCCAGTCGTCGCAGGGACTGTTCTCCGGCACCTGAGTGCCAGAGATGTTGCTCCCACCAGTTGATCAGCCACAACTGCTGCTCTCCATCCAACGCCTCGCAGAGATCCCTGGCGAGGGACAGTGCCTCCATGGGCTCCGCCGGCTTTTGTCTCAGACGTTGCGTCAGCTCCTCAGGGAGCGCAGACCAACGCTGGCGATGATCCAGCAAGGCCCCAGGAGAACCGGCAGCAAGAGCCAGCAGCTCCGCAGGGTCATCGGCGCAGGCCCCACATTGCTGCAGGACCTGATGCATTGACGCTGGATCCAGACGCAGAAATCGAATCAGCTGACAGCGGGAACGGATCGTGCTGAGCAAACGCTCGGGCGCGGCTGTCAGCAGGATCAGCAGTCCATGCCACGGTTCCTCCAGGGTCTTCAGCAAGGCATTCGCTGCAGCTTCAGCCATCGCCTCAGACGCCTCGATCACGACCATGCCGCGGGCGGACTCCACCGGCTGACGCGCCAGGAAACGAGCGACTCCTCGGATCTGCTCCAGTCGCAGCTGAGGTGGCGAACGGCGCGACACGCCGGCCTCCTCTGCCTCGGTTCTGGACAGAAGACGTCCCTGATGCTGAAACGTCGGCTCCACCCAGAGCAGATCGGGATGATTGCGTTCCAACAGTCGTCGACGCTCCCGAGACGACGGGGCACCTCCCGCAAGAACCCCTTCCAGAAAGCGCAGAGCCGCCAGCCGTCGCCCCACGCCATCTGGACCTGCAAACAGGTAGGCCGGAGCCAGGCGTTGCTGATCAAGAGCCGCCTGCAGAAGATCCACGGCAAGCGGCTGCCCGATCAGGTCATTGAACAGTCCTGTGATCGTCATGCGAAGCGCTGATGCAGGACCTGCTCAAGTGAGGAGGTCACGTCCATGGATGCACGATCCGCATTGATTCGACACCAATCGCGCTGGCTGGCCAAGGTTTCGAAACCGGCGGCGACGCGCTCGAGAAATGGGCGCCCCTCCGCTTCAATCCGGTCCTCTTCAAGCCCGTGCCGTCGACGGATACTTTCCGTGACGGGAAGCGCGAGCCAGAACGTCAGGTCGGGGATGAGGCCAGCGGTGGCGATGCGCTCAAGCTGCTGGATCAGAGCAGCATCCAGCCCCCGCCCATAACCCTGGTACGCCAGCGTCGAACCGGCAAAGCGATCGCTCAGAACCCAGTCGCCTCGCTCAAGAGCCGGGCGAATCAAGGTGTCAACATGCTGCGCGCGATCGGCGGCGTAGAGTAACAGCTCGGCCCTCGCACAGGGAGCCTGATCGGCGGCTGTGTGGAGCAGAAGCTGCCGAACCGCCTGCCCCAGAGCCGTCCCACCAGGTTCACGGGTGCAGATCAGACCTGAACCCTCTGGCATCAACCCGCTTCCAGGCAACCAATCGGCAAGACGTTGAAGCTGCGTCGATTTCCCACAACCATCGATCCCGTCGAGAACGATCAAACGACCCGTCATGCCGGGCGCAGAGCCAGAGCATTAACGACGACCGTGATCGAGCTGAGAGCCATCAACAATGCCGCAAGGGGTGGTGACAGCAGCAGACCATGGCTTGGCAGCAAGACCCCAGCGGCAATCGGAAGAGCAATCAGGTTGTAGCCGAAGGCCCAGAACAGGTTCTGACGCACTTTCGCCAGGGTGCGTCGAGCCAGTCGCAGGGCGTCCGGGAGATTGTCCAGCCGATCTCCCAACAGCACCATCCCAGCTGTGTCCTGGGCGATCTGGGTGCCGGTGCCGATGGCGACGCCAAGGTCTGCCGCCGCCAACGCCGGGGCATCGTTGATGCCATCACCCACCATGGCCACCGGTTGCTCCCGGCGGAGCTGCTCAAGGCGTGCCAGCTTCTGCTCCGGGCGCATCTGCCATCCCAGCTCTTCTTCGGAGAAGCCGAGGGTCTGACCCAACCGTCGAACCGCCGACTCCCGATCACCACTGAACATCGCCAGTTCGAGGCCCTGATCGCGCAGCTGCTTCAGCGCCATGGAGACATCCGAACGCAGCTGGTCCTCAATCTCGACGAATCCAAGAATGCTGGTCCCCTCCGCAACCGCCACAACAGTTCCGGTGACAGGGGTCCCGCCAGACTCCTGCTGCATCAAAGAGAACGGGTCTGACCAGGCCAGTCCCTGGCCGGTCAACCATTCGGGACGACCGACACAAACCTCAAGGTCACGACCGACGACACCTTTCAAACCTTCACCGGCAACCGTGCGCACATCGGACACCGGAAGGAGGTCGAGCTCACGGCGCTGAGCCTCCTGCAGGAGGGCATAGGCCAGGGGATGCCGGCTATCGCTCTCCAAGCTGGCAGCTAGCTGCAGAAGATGATTCGGGTTCTCGGCATGGACAGCCGTCACAAGAGGACGGCCGAGAGTCAGCGTGCCTGTTTTGTCGAACACCACCTGTTTGACAGCGGCTGCTGTTTCGATGACATCGCCGCCTCGATACAGCCAGCCACGGCGGGCCGCCAGACCCGTGGCAACGGTGATCACCGTCGGCGTTGCCAGTCCGAGGGCGCAGGGACAGGCCACGACCAGCACGGCAATGGCGAGCTTAAGGGCCAGCCCGATGGAGGTCTCCGCACCGCTTCCCAGACCGGCTTGATGGCCATGACCGTGGACCATCCCAGGGGAGGAAGCATGCAGAACCTGGGGCCAGAGCTCAGCACCGATCAGCCACCAGAACAGAAAGACGGCGATGGCAAAAGCGATCACGCCGTAACAGAAACGGCCTGCCACACGATCGGCGAGTCCCTGAATCGGAGCCCGGCGAGCCTGGGCCTGCTCCACCAGGCGAATGATCCTGGCCAGGGCGGTTTCGGAGCCCACCCTGGTGACCTCGATCACCAGGGACGACTCAAGATTGAGACTTCCCGAGGCCAGCTCCGTTCCAGGCGAAGCATCGAGCGGAAGAGGCTCACCGGTGAGGCTCGACACATCCACGGCCGAGCATCCCTCGACGACCACACCATCAACCGGAACCCGATCACCGGCGAGAAGCTGAACCCGCTCCCCGGGGCGTAAGGCTCCGACTCGCACCTCACGCATGACGCCGTCCGCCATCAACAGTCGTGCCGTATCGGGCTGTAGCTGAGCCAGCTGCTGCAGGGCCTGACCGGTTCGGAAGCGAGCCCGCTCCTCCAGGAAACGCCCGAGCAGCACAAAGCCCAGCAGCATGACCGGCTCGTTGAAGAAACAGGGCCAGCCAACGGACGGCCAGATCAGGGCAGCCAGGCTGGCCAGATAGGCACTGCTGACCCCCAGTCCCACCAGGGTGTCCATGCTGGGGGCCCCTGCCCGCGCGGCTTTGAAGCCTCCGACAAGGATCGGTCGACCCGGGCCGAGAAGGGCAACCGTGGCCAGCGTGGCGTGAAACGGCAAGCGACCGATCAGCGGAAGAGAGAGATGACCCGCCTCACTGAGGTGTCCAAGGACGGACAACAGCAGCAACACCAGGGCCACCATCAGCTGGCGCCACTGACGCCACCAGTTCAAACCCCTGACATCCTCTGCAGCCGAGGGGCCTGAAACAGGCTCGAGCGAGCGCTCACGAGCTGGGAAGCCACGATCAGCCAGTGCTTTCAGCACGGCTTCGACACTCCCCTCTGAATCAGCGAGATCCAGCCAGGCGGCTCTGCTCACCAGATTCACGTCAGCCCTTTCAACACCCGGCTGTTCCAGCAGCGTGCGTTCCACAGACCGCACGCAACCGCCGCACTTCATGCCTTCCACATCGAGGACAACCGTTTGAAGCACCGGGCTCACGGAGGATTCGTCTCTTCCCTAACGCTAGGTCGGGCCACAACAGCGTCAGGATGGGGGTCAGCCAGCCATGCATCGTGCCTCGCAGCAACCGAAACGACAATTTCATCGACAAGAGCTTCACGGTGATGGCAGATCTCATCGTCAAGCTGCTGCCGATCAACGCCCGCTCCAAGGAGGCTTACGTCTACTACCGAGACGGGTTGTCAGCCCAGAATGACGGTGATTACGCCGAAGCTCTGGAGAACTACGAGGAGAGCCTGAAGCTTGAGGACAACCCCACCGACCGGGGCGAGACCCTCAAGAACATGGCCATCATCTACATGTCCAACGGTGAGGAAGACCGGGCGATCGAGACCTACCGCCAGGCCCTTGAGGAGAACCCCAAGCAGCCTTCCTGCCTCAAGAACATGGGACTGATCTTTGAAAAACGCGGACGAATTGCTGAAGAGGAGGGCCGACAGGACGATGCCGATCGCTGGCTGGACCAGGCAGCAGATGTGTGGACCCAGGCCGTTCGCCTCAATCCCGGTGGCTACCTGGACATTGAAAACTGGCTGAAATCCAGCGGTCGCAGCAGTGTGGACGTTTATTTCTAGCTAAAAATTTCTAAAGATAATAATTTGCAGCGCATTCATCTTTGAACAAAATCTATTTTAATAAGAAAATTCAATTCTGAGGCCAGCGTTGATCAATTCCCTGCAACTAAGAGTTCAGATTTTTAAACGACTTGGGTGGTAAAGCCGTTCATGGTCCGCGTAGATGTTCACGTCAACAGGACTTGAGCAGATCACACCGACTTCTCTTTCACCATCTTTCAAGTAAGAGAACGTGAATGAATGTTCCGATTGTGGATCAAACTCACGAATTACCTGTACACGCTCCTCCCATGGGATCAAACCATAACCTCCGTACTTCCAAAGCGCATCAACATCGTGGCCATAATTGACAAATCTCAGGGCACCCAACCTCATGCCTGGAAGGTTCGAAAAATAAACTCTTGACTTGCCATGCATCAACACAATTTCCTCAAAGTAAAGCTCGTTATAAATGCCAATGTCGGCATTTTGATCAAACCGCAAATGCCATGACGCAAAAGCACGAATTTCCGCTTTTGGATCTGATGTCAACTCAGGCAGAACATCAACAGAACCATCAGCCTGTCTTAGATATCGGCATTGATACTGATAATTAGCATCCTGCAGAGACAGCTCCAAAAAATTAGATGCTCATCATTGGGCTTGATTGTTTTAAAGAGCCCAAGAATCCAGGCCCTAAGCTGACGATCGTTCTCGGCGAGCGGCGGATTGGAGTCCAGATCAACGGGAACATCAGCAGACATGACAGCCGAGCCGAGCCATACAGACGAACTGAATAGTCCAGATATGAAAAGAGCAAGCCACAACACAAATACTTTTGGACGTTGTTGAAACAACAACCTCATTGCGACCACAAATCACGACACAAAATTGATGCTATTCAGCGTCTCAACAGTCGACCATGGACGCTCAGACAGGACCCTCCAATGGGTGAAGTCACCCTCCAGATCCTGAACAGCTCACGCCGGCGAAAGCGATCATCCATCCGCCCTCACCTGCTCACCCAAAGCCAAGACCAACGCTTCACTGACACTCTCGGCCTCCAGCAAGGCCAGATCCAAACCTGCCGCCAGTGGTCCCAGACCACTGCCCTTGGGAACCACAGCGCGTTTGAACCCGAGCCGCGCCGCTTCCTGGAGACGAAGTTCGAGCTGACCGACCGGGCGCAACTGGCCGCCCAGTCCCAGTTCGCCGATCAGAACGGTGCCCGCAGGCAAGGTGAGATCGCGAAAACTGGCCACCACAGCCGCGGCCACGCCGAGATCGGCCGCCGGTTCCTCCACCTCCAATCCGCCGGCCACTGCCAGGTAGCAGTCGAAACGCGACAACGGCAGACCCATGTGCTTTTCCAGCACGGCCAGGATCTGATGCAGTCGATTCGTGCCGATCCCCGTTGCCGTCCGTCGCGGGCTGGCATAACTGGTGACGTTGACGAGGGCCTGGAGGTCGACGACCAGTGAGCGGGTGCCCTCGCAGGCCACGATCGTGGCCACACCAGAGGCACGGGCATCACTGAGGAACAGTTCGCTGGGGTTGCCCACTTCAGCGAGCCCAGCCGCCTGCATCTCGAACAGGCCCAGCTCATGGGTGGCGCCAAAGCGGTTCTTCACGGCTCTCAGCAGCCGATGACTGGCAAAGCGGTCGCCCTCGAAGGTGAGCACCGCATCCACGAGATGCTCGAGCACCTTCGGGCCCGCCAGCATGCCCTCCTTGGTGACATGACCGACCAACAGCAGCGAGATGTTCTGTCGCTTCGCCAGCCGTTGCAGCGCCGCCGCACATTCACGCACCTGGCCAACCGACCCTGGAGCGCTGGTCAGGTTGGCGTCATGCAACGCCTGAATGCTGTCGATGATCGCCACGGCCGGTCGCAGCGCCTCAAGCTCCTCAAGCACCAGTTCCAGATCGGTTTCGGCCAGCAACTGCAGCTCCGATGCTCCAGCGGCGAGCCGCTGCCAACGAAGCTTCACCTGCTGGGCTGATTCCTCGGCACTGACATAGAGCACCGAGCTCTCGGAGGCCATCGCCGACGCGCTCTGCAGCAGCAAGGTGCTTTTGCCGATTCCAGGATCACCGCCCACCAACACCAGAGAACCGGGCACCAGACCGCCTCCGAGAACCCGGTCGAACTCCTCCGAGCCAGTCGCCATCCGCTGCAGAGGACGATCGTCCAGGGAGGCCATGGCGGTGGAGCGTCGCGGAGCAGCTGCCTGGGCAGGATCCGGGCCCT from the Synechococcus sp. KORDI-100 genome contains:
- a CDS encoding response regulator transcription factor; this encodes MKPCILLIEDDRDMRDLVSGHLEHSGFDVQRADDGIKGQALALQYTPDLILLDLMLPKVDGLTLCQRLRRDERTASIPILMLTALGGTKDKVSGFNSGADDYLTKPFDLEELQARVKALLRRSDRAPVGSSNHHEILSYGPLTLVPERFEAIWFDSPVRLTHLEFELLHCLLQRHGQTVAPSLILKEVWGYEPDDDIETIRVHVRHLRTKLEPDPRKPRFIKTVYGAGYCLELPTGGQLEGLQDAVAMAREERNLQQGDRASA
- a CDS encoding DNA polymerase III subunit delta', with the protein product MTITGLFNDLIGQPLAVDLLQAALDQQRLAPAYLFAGPDGVGRRLAALRFLEGVLAGGAPSSRERRRLLERNHPDLLWVEPTFQHQGRLLSRTEAEEAGVSRRSPPQLRLEQIRGVARFLARQPVESARGMVVIEASEAMAEAAANALLKTLEEPWHGLLILLTAAPERLLSTIRSRCQLIRFLRLDPASMHQVLQQCGACADDPAELLALAAGSPGALLDHRQRWSALPEELTQRLRQKPAEPMEALSLARDLCEALDGEQQLWLINWWEQHLWHSGAGEQSLRRLEKLRRHLLSFVQPRLAWEVTLLDLSSR
- the tmk gene encoding dTMP kinase; this encodes MTGRLIVLDGIDGCGKSTQLQRLADWLPGSGLMPEGSGLICTREPGGTALGQAVRQLLLHTAADQAPCARAELLLYAADRAQHVDTLIRPALERGDWVLSDRFAGSTLAYQGYGRGLDAALIQQLERIATAGLIPDLTFWLALPVTESIRRRHGLEEDRIEAEGRPFLERVAAGFETLASQRDWCRINADRASMDVTSSLEQVLHQRFA
- a CDS encoding heavy metal translocating P-type ATPase, whose protein sequence is MKCGGCVRSVERTLLEQPGVERADVNLVSRAAWLDLADSEGSVEAVLKALADRGFPARERSLEPVSGPSAAEDVRGLNWWRQWRQLMVALVLLLLSVLGHLSEAGHLSLPLIGRLPFHATLATVALLGPGRPILVGGFKAARAGAPSMDTLVGLGVSSAYLASLAALIWPSVGWPCFFNEPVMLLGFVLLGRFLEERARFRTGQALQQLAQLQPDTARLLMADGVMREVRVGALRPGERVQLLAGDRVPVDGVVVEGCSAVDVSSLTGEPLPLDASPGTELASGSLNLESSLVIEVTRVGSETALARIIRLVEQAQARRAPIQGLADRVAGRFCYGVIAFAIAVFLFWWLIGAELWPQVLHASSPGMVHGHGHQAGLGSGAETSIGLALKLAIAVLVVACPCALGLATPTVITVATGLAARRGWLYRGGDVIETAAAVKQVVFDKTGTLTLGRPLVTAVHAENPNHLLQLAASLESDSRHPLAYALLQEAQRRELDLLPVSDVRTVAGEGLKGVVGRDLEVCVGRPEWLTGQGLAWSDPFSLMQQESGGTPVTGTVVAVAEGTSILGFVEIEDQLRSDVSMALKQLRDQGLELAMFSGDRESAVRRLGQTLGFSEEELGWQMRPEQKLARLEQLRREQPVAMVGDGINDAPALAAADLGVAIGTGTQIAQDTAGMVLLGDRLDNLPDALRLARRTLAKVRQNLFWAFGYNLIALPIAAGVLLPSHGLLLSPPLAALLMALSSITVVVNALALRPA
- a CDS encoding photosystem I assembly protein Ycf3 yields the protein MGVSQPCIVPRSNRNDNFIDKSFTVMADLIVKLLPINARSKEAYVYYRDGLSAQNDGDYAEALENYEESLKLEDNPTDRGETLKNMAIIYMSNGEEDRAIETYRQALEENPKQPSCLKNMGLIFEKRGRIAEEEGRQDDADRWLDQAADVWTQAVRLNPGGYLDIENWLKSSGRSSVDVYF
- the radA gene encoding DNA repair protein RadA; this translates as MPRSRSLFVCQACGAKTRQFFGRCPECGSWNTLVEQTIPSEDGRRRREGPDPAQAAAPRRSTAMASLDDRPLQRMATGSEEFDRVLGGGLVPGSLVLVGGDPGIGKSTLLLQSASAMASESSVLYVSAEESAQQVKLRWQRLAAGASELQLLAETDLELVLEELEALRPAVAIIDSIQALHDANLTSAPGSVGQVRECAAALQRLAKRQNISLLLVGHVTKEGMLAGPKVLEHLVDAVLTFEGDRFASHRLLRAVKNRFGATHELGLFEMQAAGLAEVGNPSELFLSDARASGVATIVACEGTRSLVVDLQALVNVTSYASPRRTATGIGTNRLHQILAVLEKHMGLPLSRFDCYLAVAGGLEVEEPAADLGVAAAVVASFRDLTLPAGTVLIGELGLGGQLRPVGQLELRLQEAARLGFKRAVVPKGSGLGPLAAGLDLALLEAESVSEALVLALGEQVRADG